Proteins from one Nitrobacteraceae bacterium AZCC 2146 genomic window:
- a CDS encoding glyoxylase-like metal-dependent hydrolase (beta-lactamase superfamily II) (product_source=COG0491; cath_funfam=3.60.15.10; cog=COG0491; pfam=PF00753; smart=SM00849; superfamily=56281) has protein sequence MYNGAEKTSYLLTRRGVLSGGAAMITAGAALSHETTVHAAAPIAAKQAPGFYRYKVGDFEVTVITDGALAFPVENFVSNATTEQVKAALAAAHRATDALSVPFSPIVVNTGSKLILIDTGLGDAAFERSKGTVGQFATNLKAAGLERSNIDAVVISHFHIDHVDGLVAADGKPAFPHAEIFVPAAEWKFWMDDGEMSRAPKGRIEGLFKNSRRVFGALGGKVTPYEAGKEVLAGLTAIATPGHSVGHASFVLSSGASSVFIQGDVAHIPVLFVANPGWHASIDQDPVMAEATRRTVYDMLVAEKMLVQGFHYPFPALAHVEKTASGYREVLMPWNPTI, from the coding sequence ATGTACAACGGCGCCGAAAAAACATCATATCTCTTGACCCGTCGTGGAGTGTTGTCTGGGGGCGCTGCGATGATAACGGCAGGTGCAGCCCTGTCGCATGAAACGACAGTTCACGCAGCCGCGCCCATCGCGGCGAAGCAGGCTCCCGGCTTCTATCGCTACAAAGTCGGCGACTTCGAGGTCACTGTCATCACTGATGGTGCACTGGCATTCCCGGTCGAGAATTTCGTTTCGAACGCGACAACGGAACAGGTCAAGGCCGCGCTTGCTGCAGCCCATCGCGCCACCGATGCCCTGTCCGTTCCATTCTCGCCAATCGTCGTGAACACGGGGTCGAAGCTGATCCTGATCGACACTGGTCTCGGCGATGCGGCGTTTGAGCGAAGCAAAGGCACAGTCGGGCAATTCGCGACCAACCTGAAGGCTGCGGGTCTTGAACGCTCGAATATCGATGCCGTCGTGATCTCCCACTTCCATATCGATCATGTGGATGGCCTGGTTGCCGCGGATGGCAAGCCGGCATTCCCGCATGCGGAGATCTTCGTGCCGGCCGCTGAATGGAAATTCTGGATGGACGACGGCGAGATGAGCCGGGCGCCGAAGGGCCGGATCGAGGGCTTGTTCAAGAACAGCCGCCGGGTTTTTGGCGCGCTTGGTGGCAAGGTCACGCCGTACGAGGCAGGCAAGGAGGTCTTGGCCGGGCTCACCGCCATTGCTACGCCCGGGCACTCCGTCGGGCATGCGTCGTTCGTTCTGTCCTCCGGCGCCAGCAGCGTATTCATCCAGGGGGACGTGGCGCATATTCCGGTGCTGTTCGTCGCAAATCCTGGTTGGCATGCATCGATCGATCAAGACCCGGTCATGGCCGAAGCCACACGCCGAACGGTCTACGACATGCTGGTGGCCGAGAAGATGCTGGTTCAGGGCTTCCATTACCCATTCCCCGCTCTCGCCCACGTCGAAAAGACCGCGAGCGGCTATCGCGAAGTCCTGATGCCGTGGAATCCCACCATCTAG
- a CDS encoding transposase (product_source=COG3415; cog=COG3415; superfamily=46689): MGKPYSMDLRERVVSAIEGGVSTRQAAERFAIGIATPGHGRG; this comes from the coding sequence ATGGGCAAGCCGTACAGCATGGATTTACGCGAGCGGGTAGTTTCGGCGATCGAAGGCGGGGTATCGACGCGTCAGGCGGCGGAGCGCTTTGCGATCGGGATTGCGACGCCGGGACATGGGCGCGGCTGA